The following is a genomic window from Rhodohalobacter sp. 614A.
ATAAGCCCGGTTGTTAAATTCAATCCATGTTTCTCTGTCCATGAGATCAAATCGCGGCAGCCAGTCTCGACTTGTAGAGCTGTTAAAGTCAATACGCATCGGACCTTCTCGCCCGCTTTTGGTTGTAATGATAACCACGCCGTTTGCCGCTCGTGATCCGTATATAGCTGCTGCAGAGGCATCCTTCAGAATTTGAATGGATTCAATATCATTCACATTAAAATCCCTGTTGGCCCGTGTGGGTACGCCATCAATAATATAGAGCGGTTCATTATTCGTAAAATTCCCCATTCCCCTGATTTGCATAGATGGCTCTGAACCGGGCTGCCCTGTTGTTCTTACCGTAACACCGGGAACCATTCCCTGGATGGCTTCACCAAAGTTGGTGACATTCACATCACCGATATCTTCTACATTCACCGATGCAATGGAACCGGTCAAATCCCTTCTTCTTTGCTGACCGTAACCAACAACGACAAGTTCATCGCCTACAATAGTTTCCGGACTCAATTGAACATCAATCGCTGACCGTCCATTAATTGGCACCTCAACATTTCCATAACCTATGTAGTTAAATACCAGCGTATCTGAGGGGCTGATATTGGATATTTGATAACTACCTTCCAAATCTGTAGTTGTGCCCCGCGTAGTACCTTTGAGCAAAATATTTACGCCTGGCAGAGATTCGCCACTATCTGAATCTGTAACAACACCCGACACTGAATGCCCATTCTGTGAATAAGCTTTGTCAGGTTTCATGCCTGTTATGATAAACAGGCAAAATAGTATGGTAACACATCTATTTATCATGTTGATAACCTTTTTTAATTGTGATTTTGCTTTTGCTATCTGTCGATCTGATTTCCAACTCCAATTTTTTCTGCCTCCCGGCTTATGGTGTATCTTACAGATCTATTATGCATCAGTAACTGACAAACCTCACCACTTCTCGCTTTTTCGTGTTCTTTACCCGTGTTTGGTTTGTAAATGACCGGTTCCATGAAAGGATGTTCTATCACTTCAGGGACTGTTGCATAATTACACTTTCTGTTATCGTTAACATATTAAAGACAAAGACATATCCACCCTTTATTACCATCTAATCTATCTTTGCAACCGCTTCCATTTCTATTCAATGTTATCGATAACATCAGCTATTATTAAATAATCACTATTTTTTTTCATTGTCAACTTTTTTTAAAAATATAACACCCATTCAAAATTACCGCATTTAAGCTGGTAAAAGCGTGTTTATTTGCTCTCTTCTTAACTTTATAAGATTTCGTCCTAATAATGTATTCATCGTTCATTATTTGTGGCAAGCAACTTTCGGGGGCTGAACGATACATTGGAAGGTTTAAATTTAAAAAGTTTCTTTAACTCTGCCGTGTTTTGGAAGCGGTATAATGACCGTATACTCGTCGATTCAGGCACGGGGGAATCCCAAAATAAATCCGGGAAAAGATACATCTGCAAACTCTGGCCCTTTCAAAAATAAGAACCTGAACCAAGGTATAGAATCGGCGCTTGTTGATTTTTTTCGCTCAGTACTCTCTCACTGTTTTTTGCATCCACAGGATTCCCTGACAACAAGCTCCGTCAACAAATCAATGTTTTCAACTGGCTCATCTTCATTTTCAATCATCTTAATCAACTTTTGAGCCGCTCTTTTTCCCAAATCATAAGAAGGTTGTCTAACAGTAGTTAAAGGAGTTTTCATCAAAGAAGCACGTATATCATCCGAAAATCCAACAATAGCAATATCTTCGGGAATTGAAAATCCATGATTGTAAATAGCTTCCATCGCACCAAATGCCACCGGGTCGTTCATCGCAAAAACCGCTCTTGGTGGATGATCCTGATACGCTGTAAGCAATTGATCCATCGCATTATATCCACCCTTTTCACGAAAACCAGATTCAATGATTAAATCGTCATCAATCATAATGCCGTTATCATTCAGAGCTTCTTTATAGCCCCAAAGCCGCTCCTGGCTAATCTTTAGATTTAAAGGGCCTCCCAAATGGGCAATCTTTTTATATCCGTGTCCGATTAAATGATTCGTGATATTATACGCCCCGCTACGGTCATCTACACTTACACAACTGGCCCCAATCCCTTCCACACATCGATCAAAAAAAACAAGGGCTGTATCGGATTCTACTATCCTTTTGTATAAGCTATGATCTTCAACGGTTTGAGCCGTTGAGATCAATATGCCATCAACTCTTTTGGATTTAAGCGTTTGAAGAGCTTGTTTTTCACGTTCTTCGTTCTCCGCGGAATGAGTGAGGATAAGCTGATAATTCCCTTCAAAAGTAACCTCTTCAATTCCCTGAATGGCTTCTGCAAAAAAGGAATGCGCAATTTCTGGAACAACTACCCCAATGGTATAGGATTTTTTCGAGACCAGACTTTTAGCAATGTGGTTTGGCGTGTACCCCATCTCCCTGGCCTTATTAAGAATCCTCTCTTTGGTTTTTTCATCTACATTTGAGCGGTTGTTAATCGCTCTTGAAACGGTCATTGCCGAAAGCCCCAATTCTTTAGCAATTTGTTTTAATGTTACTTCCGATCCCAAAATATTTTTTTTGGTTGTTTTTTAAATTGTTTTACAAAGTTAAGAGGAACATTCGTAAGGAAAAACAAAAAAATAAAAGAGTATGAATCATACAGATCCAAAATCCTATTAACTCCAACTACTATGAATACTGAAACTTTTTCGTCTTTAAAAACCTTTTTTGAAATTTCTTATGGAAATTGATTTTCAAGAAGCGGTTTCACAAATTGCCTGATCAATAATTTATCATCGCTAATTAACAGGAGCCCATAACATGGCAAAGCAGTTCATTTTAGCTCTCGACCAGGGAACCACCAGCTCAAGGGCTATTGTCTTCAATCATAAAGGTGAAATTGTATCTACTGCTCAA
Proteins encoded in this region:
- a CDS encoding LacI family DNA-binding transcriptional regulator, which codes for MGSEVTLKQIAKELGLSAMTVSRAINNRSNVDEKTKERILNKAREMGYTPNHIAKSLVSKKSYTIGVVVPEIAHSFFAEAIQGIEEVTFEGNYQLILTHSAENEEREKQALQTLKSKRVDGILISTAQTVEDHSLYKRIVESDTALVFFDRCVEGIGASCVSVDDRSGAYNITNHLIGHGYKKIAHLGGPLNLKISQERLWGYKEALNDNGIMIDDDLIIESGFREKGGYNAMDQLLTAYQDHPPRAVFAMNDPVAFGAMEAIYNHGFSIPEDIAIVGFSDDIRASLMKTPLTTVRQPSYDLGKRAAQKLIKMIENEDEPVENIDLLTELVVRESCGCKKQ